Part of the Faecalibacterium duncaniae genome, AAAAGTATGACCTTGCACGTTTTTGGTGGTCAATTTTACTGTTTTTCCGCAAAGGACAGTTCTAAAGTTTGTTGCCACTGGGGTTTGTATTCTGACGGGGTTTGTGGTAAAGTATAGTCAATCAATTTATAAGCAGCAAACATGAATTATTTTGATGCTGGCCCGTTGTTGATGCGTTAAGAAAAAAGGAGTTTAGAGTATGGCTTATTTCTATGAAGAACCTTCCCGCACCTTTGGCGAGTACCTGCTGGTTCCGGGTTATTCCTCTGCAGAGAATGTCCCCACGGCAGTCAGCCTGAAGACCCCGCTGGTCAAGTACCGCAAGGGGGAAGAGGCCTGCCCGCTGGAAATGAACATCCCCATGATCAGTGCCATCATGCAGTCGGTCTCCGGCGATAAGCTGGCCATTGCACTGGCACGTGAGGGCGGTGTGTCCTTCATCTACGGCTCCCAGAGCATTGAAAACGAGGCTGCCATGGTGCGCCGCGTCAAGAGCTATAAGGCCGGTTATGTGGTCTCCGATTCTAACCTGGCTCCTACCGCCACCCTGCACGATGTGCTGGAGCTCAAGGCCCACACCGGCCACTCCACCATTGCAATTACTGCCGACGGCACTCCTCACGGCAAGCTGATGGGCATTGTGGCCTCCCGTGATTACCGTGTCAACCACACCCCCGATGATGCTTCCGTTACCACCTTTATGACTCCCATCGAGAAGCTGGTCACCGCACCGGAGAACACCTCCCTGCACGACTGCAACAATATCATCTGGGACAACAAGATCAACACGCTGCCGCTGGTGGATGCTGAGGGCAACCTGAAATACTTCGTGTTCCGCAAGGACTACGATTCCCATAAGAAGAACGTCAACGAGCTGCTGGATGCCAACAAGAGCTATGTGGTCGGTGCCGGCATCAACACCCGCGATTATGCCCAGCGTGTGCCCGCACTGGTCGAGGCTGGCGCGGATGTGCTCTGCATCGACTCCTCCGAGGGCTACTCCGAGTGGCAGAGCCGTACCATCGCCTGGATCCGTGAGCACTACGGCGACACCGTGAAGGTGGGCGCAGGCAACGTTGTGGATGCCGAGGGCTTCCGTTTCCTGGCAAAGGCCGGTGCAGACTTCGTCAAGATCGGCATTGGCGGCGGTTCCATCTGCATTACCCGTGAAACCAAGGGCATCGGTCGTGGTCAGGCCACCGCAGTCATCGAGGTCGCAAAGGCCCGTGACGAGTACTACAAGGAGACCGGCATCTATGTGCCCATCTGCTCCGATGGCGGCATCGTCCACGATTATCATATCACTCTGGCTCTGGCCATGGGCGCTGACTTTGTCATGCTGGGCCGCTACTTCGCACGCTTTGACGAGAGCCCCACGAACAAGGTGCGCATCAATGGCCAGTATATGAAGGAGTACTGGGGCGAGGGCTCTAACCGTGCCCGCAACTGGCAGCGTTACGACCTGGGCGGTTCCACCAAGCTGAGCTTTGAGGAAGGCGTGGACAGCTATGTGCCTTACGCAGGTCCTCTGGCCGATGGTGTCCAGACCACCCTGTATAAGGTCAAGAGCACCATGTGCAACTGCGGCGCACTCTCCATCCCCGAGCTGCAGCAGAAGGCCAAGCTGACTGTGGTTTCCTCCACCTCCATCGTGGAGGGCGGCAGCCATGACGTTGTGCTGAAAAATGCGACCCCCAATATTATAAACGGCTGAGCCTGAACAGGCTTGCAGGGCCGCTCCCGGAGCTTTCGGGGGCGGCCCTTTTGGCAGTACCGAAAAAAAGATTTTTCTTTCTGCACGCAGGAAATTTACAAAAGCCCTTGCACCCGGGCGGCAAAGATGCTATCATGGTACAAACGTCCTGTCAAGACAGGGTGCAGGCCCACGCACTGCCGGAACAAAGGCAGGGGAGAAGGGACTGTTTTTTCAGCAGCGGCAAGGCTTTTTCGCTGCTGCGAAGTACAAGGAGAGGAAACTTTTCATGGACGAGATCAAAGTTGTTCCGTACATTCCGGACGAAGATTATGATAACCCTGCCATGGTGGTGGATTTCTACGAATTCACGATGGCAAACTGCCTGTTCCTGCACGGCTTTAAGAACACCACCCTTGTGTTCGATATGTTCTTCCGCAAGAACCCGGACAACATGGGCTACTCCATCAGCGCAGGCCAACGCAAGCTGACCCGGTTCCTGCTGAATTATCACTTCAACGAGCAGGATATCCGCTGGCTGCGCACCAAGGGTATGAGCGAGGAATTCTGCGAGTATCTGCGCACCTACAAGTGGAAAGGCGATATGTACGCTCTGCCCGAGGGTACAGTTTGCTACCCCCATGTGCAGATGGTCCGCATTGAGTGCGACCTGGTGGGTGCGATCCTGATCGAGACCTACCTGCTGCAGACGATGAACTTCCACAGCCTGATCACCACCAAGGCGACCCGTGTGACCGGCCTGAACACCCATACGCCCCGCAGCGTCATGGAGTTTGGCACCCGCCGCGCACAGGGCGAGAGCGCAGGCAATGATGGCGCGTATGCCGCTGTTCTGGGCGGCTGCATCGGCACTGCCAACTGTTTGGCTGAGATGAAGTATGGCTCTGAGGTCAAGGCAGTTGGCACCGTGGCACACAGCTTCATCGAGTTCTTCCCGACGGAGTTTGATGCCTTCAAGGCCTTTGCGGATACCTACCCGGATTCCGTCAGCCTGCTGCTGGATACCTACAACATCATGGAGAGCGGTCTGCCCAACCTCATCAAGCTGGACGACTACCTGATCGAGAAGTACCCCAATGACCCCAACCGCCGCGTCAAGAGTGCCCGTATCGATTCCGGCGATCTGGCCCGTGGCTCCAAGCGCCTGCGCAAGGCACTGGATGCCGCAGGCAAGCCCTATATCAAGCTGGTGGCTTCCAATGGTCTGGACGAGCGGAAAATCGCCAACATGGAGCTCTATGAGCATGCTCATTTTGATTCCTATGGCGTGGGCGAGAATCTCATCACCTCCGCTTCTGACCCTGTGTTCGGCGGCGTGTATAAACTGGTGGCGGTCAAGCTGCCGGATGGCACCTATCAGCCCAAGATGAAGTGCTCGGATTCTGCCAGCAAGGCCATCATCCCGGGCAAGAAAATGCCCTGGCGGCTCTACGATGAAAATGGTCAGGCCCAGTGCGATCTGATCGCCATGGATGGCGAGGTCATCGAAGCGGGCAAGCCGGTAAAGATGGTCAATCTTGACCCGGATGCCATCGAGCGCACCATTACCATCACCCCCACCAAGGTCAAGCGGCTGCTGGTGCCCCATATCCTGAACGGTGAACTGGCCATCGAACTGCCCGGCATGGCCGAGAAAAAGGCCTATATCGCAAAGCAGCTGACCGAAGAGACCTGGGAGACCGAGCTGCGCATCGAGATGCCGCATAAGCACTATGTCAATATGACCCCCGCTGTGGCCGAGTGCCGCGCCAAGATGTATTCGGAACTGCATGGCGGAAAGGTGTAACTTGACAAAGCAGGGTTTCTATTGTATTATAATAGCCGTTGTGTGAATCTTACATGTTTTGATACATGTTTGCAACTCCGTAACGACGGACTTGTGATAAATGTTTGACTCATCACCTGTTATTCCCGGCTCTCTGTGAATGTCCAGAGCAGCAGGGCTTTGTAAGCCGGGTTTCTATGCGCCACTGTGGTGAAATTGGCAGACACGAGGGACTTAAAATCCCTTTCTGGAGACAGAGTGCGGGTTCAAGCCCCGCCGGTGGCATGAAAAATCCCCTTCAGCGTAAGCTGAGGGGGATTTTTTACTGTTGTATCGCGTACAAAGTGTAATTCTGCGCAGGCAGGAATGCCGGATGCAGCTCAGCGGTTTTCCATAGCATGGAATCGTTCCAGGAAGCTGTGGTCCACACCCTCGGATCGATAGCCCGGCATGGTATCAATGGCAACATTGTGGATGCTGCGGAAGATGCTGTTTTCGATATTTGGATTGTCGCGCTTCAGGCGGCGGAGCAGGATCTTGATCTCCTGCCGCTTGGAACCACCGCCGCCGTTGTCGCACATGGTGCAGTTCTCAGTAAAGCGGCAGGCGCACTGGATGAATTCCAGATCATTGTAGCGCTTCCAGGCCAGGATATCTTCTTCCCGGATGCAGTACATGGGGCGGATCAGGGTCATGCCGGGAAAGCTGGTGCTGTGGAGCTTGGGCGGCATGGCCTGCATCTGGGAGCCGTAAAACATGCTCATCACAGTCGTTTCAATGACATCGTTGAAGTGGTGGCCCAGCGCGATCTTATTGCATCCCAGCTCCTTGGCCTTGCTGTACAGGTGGCCGCGCCGCATCCGGGCACAGAGGTAGCAGGGGTTCTTTTCGGTGTTGTTGGCAACGGAAAAGATGTTGCTCTCGAAGATGGTCACCGGAATGTGCAGCAGCTCGGCATTGGACTCGATCTTCTGGCGGTTGATCTCATTGTAGCCGGGGTCCATCACCAGAAAGACCAGCTCAAAGGGAACATCGCTGTGCTTCTGCAGTTCCTGCATCAGCTTTGCCATCAGCATGGAGTCTTTGCCGCCCGAGATGCAGACGGCGATTTTATCGCCCTCCTGTACCAGCTCGTAGCGCTTTACCGCCACGATAAAGGGGGTCCACAGCTCCTTGCGGTATTTCTTGATGATACTGCGTTCGATCATCTGATAAGGTTCAAGCTCACGTTTCATGTTGGTTCCTCTTTTTATTTAATGTACAGCGGTCAGCTCACGGTAGCAGACATCGAACGCCTGCAAAAAGGCTTTGATCTCGTCCTCGGTGGTCAGATGGCTCAGGCTGATGCGCCAGGAGGACAGTGCGTTGCGGCGGTCGCGGCTGACCGCAAACACCGCACGCGAAGGCAGACCATCCGAAGAGCAGGCTGACTTGACCGAGACGCAGACCCCTTTGGCATCCAGCTCCCGCTGGAACACGGTGCCCTTGACATTACGGACGCTCAGATTCAGCACATGGGGGATGGCGTGGTCCGGGCTGTTGATGCGCACCAGCGGATATGTGCTGAGGGCGGCGCGGAGCTCTGCATTCAGCTTTGCCACATGGCCAACGCGTCCGGGCAGGTCAGTGACGGCAAGATCAAGCGCACAGGCCAGCGAGGAGGCCAGCGCCACAGTGGGGGTGCCGCTGCGGTAGATGGTGGTACTCTCGCCGCCATGGATGAGAGGCTCCAGCGCCAGATTCCGCCGCTTGATCAGCAGGCCGATGCCGTTCAGTCCGTAGAATTTGTGGGCCGTCAGGCTCATGGTGTCCACGCCCTCAAAAGAAACGGGGATCTTACCCACAGCCTGGGTCGCATCCACATGCAGATGACAGTGAGGGTATGCTTTTAGGATGGCGGCGATCTCCTGTACGGGCTGCACCACACCCAGCTCACTGTCCACCAGCGTTATGGCAATGCAGATGGTATCCGGGCGAAGCAGATCCTTCAGGTGCTCAAGATCCACGGTGCCGTCCTGTTTCACGTTCAGCAGGTCGATCTCATACCCCTGCTCCTGTAATGCCGTCAGGGTGCCGCTGACCGAAGAATGCTCCAGCGGAGTGGAGATGATGTGCCTGCCCGCATGGCGGGAGAGACGGGCCAGCCCCTTTAAAGCAAAGTTGTTGGCCTCGCTGGCACCAGAGGTATAGATGATCTCTGCTGGCTGAACGCCCAGCAGGGAGGCGATTTTGATGGTGGCGGCATCGATCTCTGCCTTGGCGGCAGAGCCTGCCTGGTGGTGAGAGTTGGCGTTGCCGATGCAGCGGCGCTCCACGGCACAGAACTGCTCCAACACCCGCGCATCCACCGGGGTGTTTGCAGAATAGTCCAGATAGATCATAACATTCCTCTTGAAATACAAATCAATTCAATAGGTTATATTATAGTGCGGACAGGGGCATATTTCAAGATGTCCGGCCCAAAAGCTGAGGAAACTGCGGCAAACGGATTGCATCCGGGCAGGGTTTCTGGTATACTTTATAAAGTCAGACAGGGAAGGGGAGAGCAAAATGTTTCGTTCGACTTTGCGGAGCGCGTGTTTTGCCTTCCGGTCCCGTTTTTTGAATCTGCTCCAGAAGATTGAGGCACTGCCGTTGCTGCGGCAATGCCTCTTTTTTTGGGCAGCGATGAAAGGAGAACTTCTCTATGAGTGAAAAGATCGATTACTCCAAGGGCATTTACGATGCCCGGCAGCTCGGCACCGGACGGATGCTGATCCTGGGCTTGCAGCACATGTTTGCCATGTTCGGCGCAACTGTGCTGGTGCCCCTGCTCACCGGCCTGAGCGTTTCCACCACTCTGCTCTGTGCCGGTCTGGGCACCCTGCTGTTCCACCTTGTCACCAAGGGCAAGGTCCCGGCCTTCCTTGGCTCCTCGTTTGCCTACCTGGGCGGTTTTTCCATTGTAGCCCCCATGCTGGCTGACGCAGACGGCAACCTGACCGTTGTCAATACCAAAATGCTGCCCTACGCCTGCGCGGGCGTGGCACTGTCCGGCATTCTGTACCTGCTGGTCAGCCTGCTCATCTCCACCTTTGGCATCCGCCGCATTATGAAATTCTTTCCGCCGGTGGTCACAGGCCCCATCATCATCTCTATTGGTTTGATCCTGGCCCCCTCCGCCATCACCAACTGCGAGTCCAACTGGCTGCTGGCTTTTGTGGCCCTGGGCACCGTTATTGTCTGCAACATCTGGGGTAAGGGCATGGTCAAGATCCTGCCCATCCTGATCGGTGTGCTGGTCTCCTATGCTGTGGCTCTGGTCACTGGTGCAGTCAACTTTGAGGCCATTGCTGCTGCCGACTGGTTCGGCATCCCCCTGCACAAGAGTGCCATGGGCCTGTTTGCCATCGACGGCAGCCCTGAGTTCATCAGCGCAATGTTCACCATCATCCCCATTGCGCTGGCAACCATGATGGAGCATGTGGGCGATATCGCTGCCATCAGCGCTACGGTCGGCCACAACTATATCAATGATCCCGGCCTGAACCGCACCCTGATGGGCGACGGCCTTGCCACTGCCATGGCTGGTCTGCTGGGCGGCCCCGCCAATACTACCTACGGTGAGAACACCGGTGTTCTGGCCCTGAGCCGCATCTACGATCCGCTTGTCATCCGCATTGCCGCTGTGATGGCTGTGATCCTGAGTTTCAGCCCCAAGTTTGAGGCCGTCATCAACACCATCCCCACCGGCATCATTGGCGGCATCAGCTTTGTGCTGTACGGAATGATCTCCGCGATCGGTGTCCGCAATGTGGTCGAGAACCATGTAGACTTTACCAACAGCCGCAACCTGATCGTTGCCGCTGTCATCCTGGTCTGCGCGCTGGGCTTCAACTCTGTGGGCGGTCTGACTTTCGCTGTGGGCGGTGTCTCCATCAACCTGTCCGGCCTGGCCATTGCTGCTATCGTGGGCATTCTGCTCAACGCCATCCTCCCCGGCAATGATTACGAGTTTGATGCTGCCAACGGCTCCGATGCTCCGAGCAGCGGCAACCTGCAGGTCTAAAAAATAAATAGGAATAATTCTTAAAATTAGTCTTGACTAATCTAGGAATCATTGCTATAATAGGCTCAGAAGCAAGGCCCCCTGTACCAGAGGGGAGGCCAAGATCATAATGAAAAACAATGGAGGATATTCTTATGAAAAAGTATGTTTGCACCGTCTGTGGTTATATCGCTGAAGGCTCTATCCCTGAGCAGTGCCCTGTCTGCAAGGCGCCTGCATCCGCATTTGTCGAAAAGACCGGCAACACCTATGTGACCGAGCATGTGGTCGGCATCGGCAAGGCTGAGGGTGTGCCTCAGGAGATCGTTGACGGTCTGCGTGCAAACTTTGAGGGTGAGTGCAGCGAGGTCGGCATGTACCTGGCCATGGCCCGTGTGGCTGAGCGCGAGGGCTACCCTGAGATCGCTGAGGCTTACAAGCGCTATGCCTACGAAGAGGCTGACCACGCATCCCGTTTCGCCGAGCTGCTGGGTGAGGTCGTGACCGATAGCACCAAGAAGAACCTGATGATGCGTGCTGAGGCTGAGTGCGGCGCATGCTCCGGCAAGATGGACCTGGCCAAGAAGGCAAAGGCCCTGAACCTGGATGCAATCCACGATACCGTCCACGAAATGGCAAAGGACGAGGCTCGCCATGGCCGCGGCTTCGAGGGCCTGCTGAAGCGCTACTTCAACGTGGAGCTGTAATTCCTGCATTCTTCTGAACCTGTTATTATAAAGCTGCCGTGCGGTTCCAAAGCTGCACGGCAGCTTTTTTGCTTGACGGGATCCATGGCAGGGCGTACAATGAAAAAAAAACATTCCGAAAAAGGGGAAGTCTTATGAAATCAACTTCCACACGCTGTGCGCTGCTGGACGAGCTGCGCGGGCTGGACCTGATCAGCATGATGCTTTACCATGGCATGTGGGATCTGGTCTATCTGTTTGGTGTGCGTGCACCGTGGTATGGCAGCTGGCAGGGAGAACTGTGGCAGCAATCCATCTGCTGGGTGTTCATCTTGCTGTCCGGCTTCTGTCTGCCGCTGGGCCGCCACCCGGTCAAACGAGGCGCGGTGGTGTTTGGGTGCGGCGCACTTGTCACGGCGGTCACGCTGATCTTTATGCCTGCGGATGTTGTCTGGTTCGGCGTGTTGACCCTGCTGGGCTCGGCTATGATCTTCACAGGACTGCTGGAAAAGTGGATGGAAAAGGTGCCCCCGGTGGTCGGCCTTGCAGGGAGCATGTTTCTGTTTTACTTCACCCGCTATGCAGCCGATGGCTATTTGCAGCTGGGCCATTGGCTCATCACACTGCCGGGTTTTCTCTACGCCAACTACTTCACGGCCTATCTGGGGTTTTATCCCTTTGGCTTCTTCTCTACGGATTACTTCCCACTGACCCCGTGGCTCTTCCTGTTCTGGGCTGGTTTTTACCTGCATCATCTGGCAGAGCGAACAGCGCAGAGTCTCCGTCCGCTGCGTCGTTCGGTTTGCCCGCCGCTGGGGTGGCTGGGGCGGAATTCGCTGATGCTATATCTGCTCCACCAGCCGGTGATCTACGGCGTGCTGACGGTGGTGTTCCTGTTGCTGCGCCGGGGTGGAGGAGCGCTCTGAAAAATTCTGTAAAAGGTTCTTGACAAGGAGCCCGCCCTGTGGTATTCTTTTGATGGTTAGAAAAGCCTAACCAAATTGCTCTGTCTTATGTCAGGCAGAGCAATTTCTTGAAGATAAAAGTTAGAATATACTAACCAAAATTGAAAGAGAGGTTCTTCTTTATGAGCAAAGTAGCAGTTGTATTCTGGAGTGCAACCGGCAACACGGAGACCATGGCAAACTGCGTGGCAGAGGGTGCAAACGGCACCATCGTTCCCTGTGGCGAAATGAACGCCGCAAAGCTGGCAGAGTTTGATGCAGTTGCATTTGGCTGCCCCGCAATGGGCGCAGAGCAGCTGGAAGAGAGCGAGTTTGAGCCGATGTTCTCCGATCTGGAGGGCTCCCTGAACGGCAAGAAGATCGCTCTGTTCGGCTCTTATGGCTGGGGCGACGGCCAGTGGATGCACGACTGGGTCGAGCGTGCACAGGGTGATGGCGCACAGGTGCTCAACGGTGAGGGTCTGATCTGCAACGAGGCACCGGATGAGGATGTTCAGGCTGCCTGCCGCAAGCTGGGTGCAGACCTGGCAGCGTGGTGACCGGATTAGAAGCACATTGCAAAATTTGACAAATGGGGTTTGCTGTGTTAAACTCTAAAAGTTGCGCAGCAACCCATTTGCCGGACAAGCGAACCTGAGAGCAGCAGGGGAACAACAGGGGCTGAACCCGGTCTCCTGCTGCTTTGCTTTTTAGGAAAGGTGGTGTGTATGGAAATGGCTGTTGCTGTTGGAATTACGGCCTGTTTCGCAGTTTTGCGTCACGCGGTGCGTTGCGCGGCTCTGCGGATGGCCCGCAAGGAAAAAATGCAGGAGGAACAGTCCCAATGTCCAAAACCACCCCGGAAGACCTGGCAAAGAAGCGTTCCGACGAAAAAACGCTTGTCAGTGAGATGATCGCGCTCTACTGCCGCAAGCAGCATTACACCCTCAGAGGCAGTCTCTGCCCGGAATGCCAACAGCTGCATGATTATGCGCTGGCCCGCATTGAGCACTGCCCCTTTATGGAGACCAAGACCTTTTGCTCGGCCTGCAAGGTGCATTGCTATCAGCCGGAGATGCGGGAAAAGATCCGCACTGTCATGCGCTGGGCCGGGCCCAGAATGCTGCCGGTGCATCCCGTTCTCTCCATCAAGCATGTGATCGTGACAATGAAGGCAAGGCGTGAAGCAAACGCAGGAAAATAAGCAGCCATGTATAATCGCCTGAAGCCGGGGCAACCTAGAGCCAAGGAGGCGATAGAAATGGAAAACACAGGTGTGACCTGCGATGTCTGCGAGTGCCGTCACAATGTGCAGAACTGCAAGTGTGATCTGCCCCAGATCAAGGTGACAGAGCACTGCTCCTGCACCACCCAGCAGGTGGAGACCCCGCACTTCTGCCAGAATTACGAAAAGAAATAATCTGTAATGGCAGAAAACTCCCCGCCCAGCGCCCCAGACAGGGCATGAGAGGGGAGTTTTTGTGTGTTGTTCAGTGGATTGCCACACTGCAGGTAGCAAGGCTGCGCACCAGTGTGCCGACGCTGTCCTTCATCTGGATGCCTGCAAAGCCCAGACGGAAGGCGGCCTGCACATTCTCCAGCCGGTCATCAATGAAAACACTTTCCCCGGCCTTGAGCTGGTATTTGTCCAGCAGGGCCTTATAGATGCGCGGGTCAGGCTTGTTGATGTGCACCTCGCAGGAGGCCACGCCGCCGTCGAACAGGCCCTTGAGGTCGCGCTCGGTCAGAAAATCCAGCACATCCTCGGGGATATTGCTCAGGTAATAGACGCAGTAGCCACGGCTCTTGAGTTTCCGCACCAGCTCATGCATCCGGCGGCGGGGGCGGAGGATATGCATCCAATCGTCCAGCACGCCTTGCACCTCAAACGCGCGGCCATATTCTTTTGCGCGGGCCAGCATCCGCAGGTTGGCCTCGGAGCGGGTGATAAGCCCTGCATCCAGCAGCTTCCACTCCTCGCTTTCAAAAGTCAGCTGGGAGACCTGTTCCTCTACCTCGGCATTGCAGAAGCGGTCTACCAGATAGGTCTTGGGGTCGAAATCTACCATGACACCGCCCAGATCAAAGATGATATTTTTATACATCGCTGTTTCCTCAATTCTGTATGGATGTTTCTGCCAGAAAGATTCTGCCCACAGTATAGCACAACTGCCCGCCCTGCATCAAGCACTGTGCCGCCGCATAGGATGAAACAGGCAAACTGCGGGGAGGGGATCACGATGAAATTCCGGGAGCTGTGCGCAAAGGAGATCGTTCAGCTGAGCAACGGGGCCTGCCTTGGCCGCGCCGATGATCTGGAGCTCGATCCGGCAACGGCGCAGGTCAAAAGCCTGCTGCTGCTCGGGCAGCCTCATCTGTTTGGGCTGCTGGGCCGGGACGAGACTCTGGTCATCCCCTGGACGGACATCGAAACACTGGGAGTGGACGCGATCCTGGTCCGCACGGAGCTGCCGGAGCCGGAAGCCAAAAAGCAGGGTTTCTGGCAAAAAATGCGGCACTGGCTGGACGGCTGAAATTTTTCGTGAATTTTTCCTGCATCAGGGTTTGATTTTACAAAAAATCGGATTATAATAGAGAACCGTGAGCGGCAGAGCCTTGCCGCTCCGGCTTGAAATCTGATTTCCGGAAGTGAAAGGAACTTCTCTCTATGAACGCAAAAAAACATACGCCGCTTTCCCTGCATGGGCTGCGGCTGCTCTTCCCGCCGCTGGCAACGCTGGGCATCCTGTTCCTGACGGAGTGGATCGCCCGCGGCAGCCTGACAGGGGAGACCTTTACCCAATACATTTTCCCCCATGCCGAAGCCTATCTGCTGGCGTGGGCCATGCTGTTTCTCAGCTGGCTGGCAGTGGACTGGCTGACCCGGTTTGCACCGTTGGCGACCCTGCTGGCGGCGGTGCTGGGCTGTGCCCCGGCGGCAGTCAATTTCTACACACTGCAGCTGCGCGGCGAGCCCTTCCTGCCCTGGGATCTGATGCAGGTGTCAGAGGCTGCGGGCGTGGCAGCTGCGGCCGGTATCCACATCCAGACCAGCATGGTGGTATCCATTGTTATTATCGTGCTGCTGGTCGCGGTGTCTTTCTTCCTTTATAGAGGGCGGCAGAAGCTGAACTGGAAGCCCCGGGTGGCAGGCTTTCTTGCCAGTGCGGCAGCTACCTGCGGCCTGCTCTTTGGCGTGTTCCTGCAGCCTGCCGTGACACAGGCCATTGGCATTGTGCCGGATGCCTGGATGCAGGATCGCTACTACCGCTATTATGGTGTCATCACCAGCTTTCTGACCAATCTGACCAATCTGGAGATCTCCAAGCCGGAGGGGTATTCAGAGGAGGCTGTCAACGAGATTTTGGATGATACCGAAGCTGCACAGAAATATTCCACTGCTCCGCTCTACCCGGGATCTTACGGTGCCACCACCTCTGCGGACGAGACCGCGAAAAAGCCCACCATCATCTATGTGATGGACGAGTCCTACTGGGATGTGTCGGAACTGGAGCAGTACGGTTTCCAGTTTGATACCGATGTCTCTGCCAACCTCCACGCCCTGCAGCAGACCAGTGCTTCTGGCCGGGCGTACAGCCCCAGTTTCGGCGGCGGAACCTGCGATGTGGAGTTTGAAGCGCTGACAGGCTATTCGGCTTCCTTTCTGCCCAACGGCAGCAAGCCCTACCAGCAGCATGTGACCAAGCCCATGTTCTCGCTGCCCAATTACCTCAAGCTGACGCAGGGATATCAGACGGCGGCAGTTCACTGCTTCTGGGCCAAGTATTGGAGCCGGGACACGGCATACCCCAACCTGGGCTTTGACACCTTCCTGAGCCTGGAACAGATGACCCATGTCAACAAGGTGCGCAGACACTACTGGACCAGCGGTCTGGTCACGGATGACTCCATGGCAGACCAGATCATCCAGCAGTATGAGAAGATGAAGACATCCTCGGATGCACCGGTTTTTCTGCACGCGGTCACGATGCAGAACCATACCAATTATAATAAAGACAACTACCCGGACGATGTGCGGGTGAAGGTGACAGAGCACCCGGCGGGCCTCAAGGCCAGCACCATCGGCGCACTGGAAGATTTTGCGACCGGCATCCGGGATGCCGATGCCATGCTGGGCAAGCTGACCCAATACTTCTCGCAGGTGGACGAGCCGGTGATCCTGGTGTTCTGGGGCGACCATTACAACCCCATTGATTCCAATTATGATGTCTTTACCAGCAGCGGCTATGCCAGCGATTCCAGTGCGGACCCGCGCCTGCACCAGACCACCCTGCTGATGTGGTCGAACTACACCGACAAGCCCGTGGATCTGGGCACCATTGCCGCTTACGATATCTCGCCGGTGATGATGAACCTCTACGGTCTGGAACAGCCGCTCTATTTCCAGCTGCTGAACCGCCAGCTGCAGGTGGCCGACCGCGCCAATACCCGGGGCACGGTGATGAATCTGGACGGCACCACCACCCAGACCCCGAGCTCCCTGCAGGAAAGCTGGAGCCAGAAGCACTGGCTGCTGCAATATGACCTGATGTTCGGCAAGGGCTATGCCCTCAGCCGGATGGGCATGGAAAGCCTGAACAGCACTCAGACGGGCGAATAAACAAAAAATACGCGATTTTCTTGTA contains:
- a CDS encoding ferritin family protein, which translates into the protein MKKYVCTVCGYIAEGSIPEQCPVCKAPASAFVEKTGNTYVTEHVVGIGKAEGVPQEIVDGLRANFEGECSEVGMYLAMARVAEREGYPEIAEAYKRYAYEEADHASRFAELLGEVVTDSTKKNLMMRAEAECGACSGKMDLAKKAKALNLDAIHDTVHEMAKDEARHGRGFEGLLKRYFNVEL
- a CDS encoding DUF1540 domain-containing protein, which encodes MENTGVTCDVCECRHNVQNCKCDLPQIKVTEHCSCTTQQVETPHFCQNYEKK
- a CDS encoding nitrous oxide-stimulated promoter family protein; the encoded protein is MSKTTPEDLAKKRSDEKTLVSEMIALYCRKQHYTLRGSLCPECQQLHDYALARIEHCPFMETKTFCSACKVHCYQPEMREKIRTVMRWAGPRMLPVHPVLSIKHVIVTMKARREANAGK
- a CDS encoding flavodoxin: MSKVAVVFWSATGNTETMANCVAEGANGTIVPCGEMNAAKLAEFDAVAFGCPAMGAEQLEESEFEPMFSDLEGSLNGKKIALFGSYGWGDGQWMHDWVERAQGDGAQVLNGEGLICNEAPDEDVQAACRKLGADLAAW
- a CDS encoding LTA synthase family protein — its product is MNAKKHTPLSLHGLRLLFPPLATLGILFLTEWIARGSLTGETFTQYIFPHAEAYLLAWAMLFLSWLAVDWLTRFAPLATLLAAVLGCAPAAVNFYTLQLRGEPFLPWDLMQVSEAAGVAAAAGIHIQTSMVVSIVIIVLLVAVSFFLYRGRQKLNWKPRVAGFLASAAATCGLLFGVFLQPAVTQAIGIVPDAWMQDRYYRYYGVITSFLTNLTNLEISKPEGYSEEAVNEILDDTEAAQKYSTAPLYPGSYGATTSADETAKKPTIIYVMDESYWDVSELEQYGFQFDTDVSANLHALQQTSASGRAYSPSFGGGTCDVEFEALTGYSASFLPNGSKPYQQHVTKPMFSLPNYLKLTQGYQTAAVHCFWAKYWSRDTAYPNLGFDTFLSLEQMTHVNKVRRHYWTSGLVTDDSMADQIIQQYEKMKTSSDAPVFLHAVTMQNHTNYNKDNYPDDVRVKVTEHPAGLKASTIGALEDFATGIRDADAMLGKLTQYFSQVDEPVILVFWGDHYNPIDSNYDVFTSSGYASDSSADPRLHQTTLLMWSNYTDKPVDLGTIAAYDISPVMMNLYGLEQPLYFQLLNRQLQVADRANTRGTVMNLDGTTTQTPSSLQESWSQKHWLLQYDLMFGKGYALSRMGMESLNSTQTGE
- a CDS encoding heparan-alpha-glucosaminide N-acetyltransferase domain-containing protein, with the protein product MKSTSTRCALLDELRGLDLISMMLYHGMWDLVYLFGVRAPWYGSWQGELWQQSICWVFILLSGFCLPLGRHPVKRGAVVFGCGALVTAVTLIFMPADVVWFGVLTLLGSAMIFTGLLEKWMEKVPPVVGLAGSMFLFYFTRYAADGYLQLGHWLITLPGFLYANYFTAYLGFYPFGFFSTDYFPLTPWLFLFWAGFYLHHLAERTAQSLRPLRRSVCPPLGWLGRNSLMLYLLHQPVIYGVLTVVFLLLRRGGGAL
- a CDS encoding HAD family hydrolase; amino-acid sequence: MYKNIIFDLGGVMVDFDPKTYLVDRFCNAEVEEQVSQLTFESEEWKLLDAGLITRSEANLRMLARAKEYGRAFEVQGVLDDWMHILRPRRRMHELVRKLKSRGYCVYYLSNIPEDVLDFLTERDLKGLFDGGVASCEVHINKPDPRIYKALLDKYQLKAGESVFIDDRLENVQAAFRLGFAGIQMKDSVGTLVRSLATCSVAIH
- a CDS encoding PRC-barrel domain-containing protein, whose product is MKFRELCAKEIVQLSNGACLGRADDLELDPATAQVKSLLLLGQPHLFGLLGRDETLVIPWTDIETLGVDAILVRTELPEPEAKKQGFWQKMRHWLDG